From Apium graveolens cultivar Ventura chromosome 9, ASM990537v1, whole genome shotgun sequence, the proteins below share one genomic window:
- the LOC141685937 gene encoding uncharacterized protein LOC141685937 yields MAFVDGSLEKPFITDDSYRAWSRCNSMVIGWLITALDQQIAASILYVDTARDIWLELEERFGHASSAQLYALQQEISDSSQDNLPIAEYYTKLKKTWDEIDNLSPLPVCECSNCTCTLSAKFLKMQQDQRLMFFLMKLNNNYSNVRSNILMMDTLPSLPQAYRMLLQEQRHREISRIVPNIVESTDFAA; encoded by the coding sequence ATGGCGTTTGTGGATGGTTCTTTGGAGAAACCTTTTATAACTGATGATAGTTATAGAGCTTGGTCTAGGTGCAATAGTATGGTAATTGGTTGGTTGATCACTGCGTTAGATCAACAAATTGCTGCTAGTATCTTGTACGTAGATACTGCTAGAGACATTTGGCTAGAACTTGAAGAGAGATTTGGACATGCCTCTTCTGCACAATTGTATGCTTTACAGCAAGAAATTTCTGATTCTAGTCAAGATAATCTACCGATTGCTGAATATTATACAAAGCTTAAGAAGACATGGGATGAAATTGACAATTTGAGTCCACTCCCTGTGTGTGAGTGTTCCAATTGTACATGTACTTTGTCTGCAAAGTTTCTGAAAATGCAGCAAGATCAAAGACTGATGTTCTTTCTTATGAAATTAAACAACAATTATTCTAATGTGAGATCAAATATTTTGATGATGGATACTCTGCCTTCTTTACCACAAGCATATAGGATGTTGTTGCAAGAGCAGAGACACAGAGAGATTAGTAGAATTGTTCCGAATATTGTTGAATCTACAGATTTTGCAGCATAA